The following are encoded together in the Bactrocera neohumeralis isolate Rockhampton unplaced genomic scaffold, APGP_CSIRO_Bneo_wtdbg2-racon-allhic-juicebox.fasta_v2 ctg3631, whole genome shotgun sequence genome:
- the LOC126767025 gene encoding uncharacterized protein LOC126767025, with product MIYDMYPEQEKDPRFSPYMQGLEKWTPPHQGCADADEMMKKDLIAAKFKVEYCVNKWNTFTYPSLDTLVDLVVAVNPCVNKMPNDVQKEYREDMKERLKTKCVSTKGGSTVDCRISVLTIVIQKPENSEEIN from the exons ATGATATACGATATGTATCCGGAACAGGAAAAAGATCCAAGATTTTCACCATACATGCAG ggtTTAGAGAAGTGGACACCTCCTCACCAGGGTTGTGCAGATGCTGACGAGATGATGAAGAAAGATCTAATTGCAGCCAAATTCAAAGTAGAGTACTGTGTTAACAAATGGAATACATTCACCTATCCAAGTTTGGACACTCTAGttg ATTTGGTGGTGGCTGTTAATCcatgtgtaaataaaatgccaaatgaTGTCCAGAAAGAATACAGGGAAGACATGAAGGAACGTCTCAAGACCAAGTGTGTTTCCACCAAAGGAGGTTCCACTGTAGACTGTCGCATTTCGGTACTCACAATTGTAATCCAAAAACCCGAGAATTCAGAGGAAATTAATTAA